A genomic stretch from Petrimonas mucosa includes:
- a CDS encoding sodium-dependent transporter has translation MKEKRSTFRSKLGMVAAAAGSAVGLGNIWRFPSETADGGGAIFIIIYLACILFFGIPLMMAEFLIGRSSKANAAGAFKKLAPGTPWKWVGRLGVLTGFIILGFYMVVCGWTVDYFIQSVTGSLKGVNDFSANFSSLLANRPKQVGWMFFFVILTAYFIFAGVQKGIERSAKILMPLLFLLLVILVVRSISLSGAGAGIDFLFKPDFQEVKSTVFLDAMGQSFFSLSLGMGCMLTYASYFTENSNLTATAVKVSLLDTAVALLAGLVIFPSAFALTANPDTIVSDLVKGGPGLLYITVPELFNQMPGSMIWSAMFFLLLTIAALTSTISLMEVVTIYIQEEHRVSRKEGLLLVVLGVLILGTVSALSPSFFNGLDMISAKIMLPVGGLFISLFAGWYLDKRIIQLQLTNNGKIRFGVNFLKVYSFILRYLAPVAILLIFLYGLIGQ, from the coding sequence ATGAAAGAGAAGCGATCTACATTCAGATCTAAGCTGGGAATGGTGGCAGCGGCCGCAGGTTCAGCCGTAGGGCTGGGAAACATCTGGCGTTTCCCGAGTGAAACGGCCGACGGCGGAGGTGCGATTTTTATCATTATCTATTTAGCTTGTATCTTGTTCTTTGGAATTCCGTTGATGATGGCCGAATTTTTAATCGGACGTTCATCCAAGGCAAATGCCGCAGGGGCCTTTAAAAAACTGGCACCTGGTACCCCCTGGAAATGGGTGGGCAGACTGGGTGTCCTCACCGGATTCATTATTCTGGGATTCTATATGGTGGTCTGTGGCTGGACAGTTGATTATTTTATTCAATCCGTTACCGGAAGCCTGAAGGGGGTGAACGATTTTTCTGCCAATTTCAGTTCTCTGCTTGCAAACCGTCCGAAGCAGGTAGGCTGGATGTTTTTTTTTGTAATACTTACAGCATACTTTATTTTTGCCGGTGTACAGAAGGGAATTGAGCGGTCGGCAAAGATACTTATGCCGCTCTTGTTTCTATTGCTCGTCATTCTGGTTGTCAGATCGATATCGCTAAGTGGGGCAGGTGCAGGTATCGACTTTCTCTTTAAACCCGATTTCCAGGAGGTAAAATCCACCGTTTTTCTTGATGCCATGGGACAAAGTTTTTTCTCCCTGTCGTTAGGAATGGGATGCATGTTGACTTATGCCTCATATTTCACCGAAAATTCTAACCTGACAGCGACCGCTGTCAAGGTATCTCTTCTCGACACAGCAGTGGCCCTGCTTGCGGGACTGGTAATCTTCCCCTCCGCATTCGCTCTTACCGCTAATCCAGACACCATTGTTTCGGATCTGGTGAAAGGAGGTCCCGGATTGCTCTATATTACCGTTCCGGAGTTATTCAATCAAATGCCCGGTTCGATGATCTGGTCGGCCATGTTCTTTCTCCTTCTGACCATTGCGGCGCTGACCTCTACCATTTCACTGATGGAGGTCGTAACGATCTATATTCAGGAAGAACATCGAGTAAGCCGGAAAGAGGGATTGCTGTTGGTGGTACTGGGGGTGTTGATCCTGGGTACTGTCTCTGCCCTTTCCCCCTCCTTTTTCAACGGACTTGACATGATATCGGCAAAGATAATGCTCCCAGTAGGCGGGTTGTTTATTTCACTCTTTGCGGGATGGTATCTCGATAAGCGGATTATTCAGCTGCAGTTGACCAACAACGGGAAGATCAGGTTCGGGGTTAACTTTCTGAAAGTGTACAGTTTCATACTGAGGTATCTTGCTCCGGTGGCCATTCTGTTGATCTTCTTGTATGGATTGATCGGGCAGTAA
- a CDS encoding 3-phosphoshikimate 1-carboxyvinyltransferase encodes MQYRIHPPETLKATVNLPASKSISNRVLILNALSLNTEPVENLSDCEDTQVIIDAFNSKSNLFDVKGAGTAMRFLTAFLAGMDGEWIVQGSKRMHERPIYPLVDTLKSIGADIEYLKNEGYPPLKIKGKRLSGGEVQVPGNISSQFISALMMVAPTMEKGLIINIQDEIISKPYIVLTAKLMEEYGVHLKWEGNRIRIKPQSYKPVSFKVESDWSAASYWYAMASLSAQAEVTLLGLYPNSCQGDANLVNLFKDLGVSTEFVSNGVVIRKKGRPIKKFFHNFIYEPDLAQTFVAACCFQHVPFIFSGLQSLRIKETDRIAALRREMKKLGFVLRETDSEMLEWDGECCFVEENAVMDTYDDHRMAMSLALAAIPFKSVTMNDPQVVSKSYPNFWEDLRKAGFRIEEIG; translated from the coding sequence ATGCAATATAGAATTCATCCTCCCGAAACGTTAAAAGCTACCGTCAATCTTCCGGCATCCAAGAGTATCAGTAACCGGGTACTTATCCTGAATGCGTTAAGCTTGAATACCGAACCGGTGGAGAATCTTTCCGACTGTGAAGATACCCAGGTTATTATTGATGCTTTCAACTCCAAATCCAATCTGTTTGACGTAAAAGGGGCCGGTACGGCCATGCGGTTCCTGACCGCTTTTCTGGCCGGAATGGACGGGGAATGGATCGTTCAGGGATCAAAACGGATGCACGAACGCCCCATCTATCCGTTGGTGGATACGCTAAAATCAATTGGGGCAGATATTGAATACCTGAAGAATGAAGGGTATCCGCCGTTGAAAATCAAGGGAAAACGATTGTCGGGAGGTGAGGTGCAAGTGCCCGGTAATATCAGTTCCCAGTTTATCTCGGCTTTGATGATGGTGGCCCCAACCATGGAGAAGGGTCTGATAATCAATATTCAGGACGAAATCATTTCAAAACCGTATATCGTGTTGACCGCCAAACTGATGGAGGAGTATGGCGTTCATCTCAAATGGGAAGGAAACAGGATAAGGATAAAACCACAATCATATAAACCGGTAAGTTTCAAGGTTGAGTCGGACTGGTCGGCAGCCTCCTACTGGTATGCGATGGCATCCCTATCTGCCCAGGCGGAGGTTACCCTGCTCGGATTGTATCCAAACAGTTGTCAAGGCGATGCAAACCTGGTAAACCTCTTTAAGGATCTGGGTGTCTCAACCGAATTTGTTTCGAATGGCGTAGTCATCCGGAAAAAGGGGAGACCGATCAAGAAGTTTTTCCATAATTTCATCTACGAACCCGATCTGGCGCAAACTTTTGTCGCCGCTTGTTGTTTTCAACATGTACCGTTTATTTTCTCTGGTTTACAAAGCTTACGCATCAAGGAGACCGATCGGATTGCGGCGTTGAGGAGGGAAATGAAGAAACTGGGATTTGTTCTGCGTGAAACCGACAGCGAGATGTTGGAATGGGACGGTGAATGCTGTTTTGTTGAAGAGAATGCAGTGATGGATACCTACGACGACCATCGGATGGCGATGTCGCTGGCACTGGCTGCCATCCCCTTCAAATCGGTTACAATGAACGACCCGCAGGTAGTGAGCAAATCATATCCCAATTTCTGGGAAGATTTGAGAAAAGCCGGTTTCCGGATTGAAGAGATCGGATAA
- a CDS encoding metal ABC transporter permease — MEIFELLNYAFFRNALLGSLFASIACGIIGTYVVTRRLVFISGGITHASFGGLGIGFYFGLNPIFSAMLFSVLSAFGIQWLSQKQGVREDSAIAAFWSLGMAVGIMLTFLTPGYAPNLSEYLFGNILTITRTDIFSLATLTILLFSFFAINYHAIVSVSFDTEFARTRRVNTRFIEYAMMLFVAVTIVLSIRLVGIVLLMSLITVPQMTANLFTVSYSRIISLSIAISFLACVVGLLLSYYLNVPSGAFIIFVLIVIFFAGKLLVGFRQGRSRR; from the coding sequence ATGGAGATTTTTGAACTTCTGAATTATGCCTTTTTCAGGAACGCACTGCTGGGAAGCCTTTTTGCCAGCATAGCCTGCGGCATTATTGGCACCTATGTGGTGACCCGCCGACTCGTTTTTATCAGCGGCGGAATCACCCATGCCTCGTTTGGTGGATTGGGCATCGGGTTCTATTTTGGACTCAATCCCATCTTTTCGGCGATGCTGTTTTCGGTACTCTCGGCATTCGGCATTCAGTGGTTGTCTCAAAAACAGGGTGTCAGGGAAGACTCGGCCATTGCCGCTTTCTGGTCGCTAGGCATGGCGGTGGGCATCATGCTTACTTTTCTTACTCCGGGGTATGCCCCAAATCTTTCGGAATACCTCTTCGGAAATATCCTCACCATTACGCGGACCGACATCTTTTCGCTTGCAACGCTTACGATATTGCTCTTCTCGTTTTTTGCCATCAATTACCATGCCATCGTATCGGTATCATTCGATACGGAGTTTGCCCGGACCCGAAGGGTCAATACCCGCTTCATTGAGTATGCGATGATGCTCTTTGTGGCTGTCACCATAGTACTCAGCATCCGGCTGGTGGGGATTGTGTTGCTGATGTCGCTCATTACCGTTCCCCAGATGACGGCCAACCTGTTTACCGTAAGCTATTCGCGGATCATCTCCCTTTCCATCGCCATCAGCTTTCTTGCCTGCGTTGTCGGTTTGTTGTTGTCATACTATCTGAATGTGCCATCCGGCGCATTCATCATCTTCGTGTTGATTGTGATCTTTTTCGCCGGAAAGCTTCTGGTGGGTTTTCGCCAGGGCCGGTCCAGACGATAA
- a CDS encoding carbohydrate kinase family protein, with the protein MKRQPVVIGIGELLWDMLPTGKKVGGAPVNFAYHASRMGAAGYAISAVGFDQLGDELLREIDKAGINAIIERVDYPTGTVQVELNDGMPDYTINEGVAWDHIPLTWAMEQLVAKADAVCFGTLAQRSEISRKTIMRLLSSAPADAYRILDINIRRDYYSKELVTDSLRSCNVLKINDEELMLLKRLYGKEQDTDEALSRWLLDQYKLIFLILTAGADYSTIYTPRDISCIKTPEVDVVDTVGAGDSFTGAFISALLQGKPLPVAHQVAVERAAYVCTQSGAWV; encoded by the coding sequence ATGAAGAGGCAACCTGTTGTCATCGGTATCGGAGAACTTTTGTGGGACATGCTTCCAACGGGAAAGAAAGTTGGAGGCGCACCCGTTAATTTTGCTTATCATGCCTCCCGGATGGGGGCGGCAGGTTATGCAATCAGCGCGGTGGGATTTGATCAGCTTGGGGATGAACTTCTCCGTGAGATTGATAAGGCCGGGATCAACGCAATTATCGAGAGGGTTGACTATCCTACCGGGACTGTACAGGTAGAGCTCAATGATGGCATGCCTGATTATACGATCAACGAGGGGGTAGCATGGGACCATATCCCCCTTACCTGGGCAATGGAGCAACTGGTTGCAAAGGCCGATGCGGTTTGTTTCGGAACATTGGCCCAACGATCGGAAATCTCTCGCAAGACCATAATGAGACTCCTCTCATCTGCCCCAGCAGATGCTTATAGGATCCTCGACATCAATATCCGCCGTGACTATTATTCGAAAGAGCTTGTAACCGATTCGTTGAGGAGTTGCAATGTGTTGAAGATAAATGATGAGGAGCTGATGTTGCTGAAAAGGTTGTATGGAAAAGAGCAAGATACCGACGAGGCTCTATCTCGCTGGTTGCTGGATCAATATAAACTCATTTTTTTGATCCTTACCGCCGGGGCCGATTACAGCACTATCTACACACCCCGGGATATCTCCTGTATAAAAACTCCGGAAGTGGACGTAGTGGATACGGTGGGGGCTGGCGACTCCTTTACCGGTGCGTTCATTTCTGCTCTGCTTCAAGGGAAACCGCTTCCTGTTGCACATCAGGTGGCGGTAGAGAGGGCTGCCTATGTCTGCACGCAGTCGGGGGCATGGGTGTAA
- the porW gene encoding type IX secretion system periplasmic lipoprotein PorW/SprE codes for MGKYDVKYIVVGLILSLLASGCSTRRNTPGTRAWHELNTRYNIYFNAETDYNETLESVFENYRDNYQAWLPMYPNSAVSNDTVIKMPGGPFDQVVEKMTKAIREHSITVKPRRDPSRPNTQEYRDWLRQEEYNPFIDRAWLLMGKAHLQNRDYTEAVSVLAHTVQRFAHDIDVVSEAEIWMMRAYAEMGWFAEAESLATALKLRKLPVELGERFTEFYAFLLLKQKSYREALPFLEQAIRNEKNRKQRRRLTFLVGQIYAYLGDSEHAYNAFEQLAGWDTPYEELINARIAQARLATGGRAVDALLKMAEKKRNSAFLGQIHAAIGAVHLSQNNLDKAIESFLIAEKESMGDAAEKAQIEVALGDIYFSRNAFVQAESRYSQALGKLPEQHESYLRVKFRADLLGELVPHLAAVAVWDSIQQQPVTQEIREMAADKAEAALFRIGDIAAGRLGNIDYAVEAYSRLLSEFPESTRRREIYSRLLLIFLMRGDQEMARNFKEKIVSEFPESEYALAMEDPDYDYVIRNYAKVQDSLYQDTYLAYREGRTETVQRNFERAKRLFFNGHLMPKFTLLSALSRGQSGDLEESTALLQELAQKQPESGEGAYARQIVTGLSEGRAMVATALPFTEIEQRPSPVMINSQADSVYFDSNKDLTHSLLLLSPSIPSRRDELLFAVSDFNFSNFQVRTFRSDFTSLPPYDALQVKPFQSFAEAGRYLAMLAADTVFRQNITAGIVPLIISDQNLAALQSGKPLAAYLDFFRDQLDDLPGDSLGSIEPISVEWKSVETEKNVPLNPVTTDLRDSDERLSAEQLRAVLEAKEKEALGQVDKRVSKGERERLLKERERLRKKEIKEREKELKLRLKAREEALKQLERERRQKLKMEERLRKEKQLERERILKQQKRK; via the coding sequence ATGGGCAAATATGATGTAAAATATATCGTTGTCGGATTAATCCTTTCCCTCCTTGCTTCAGGATGCTCCACAAGGAGGAATACCCCTGGCACACGTGCCTGGCATGAACTTAACACGCGCTATAACATCTACTTCAATGCGGAAACCGACTATAATGAGACCCTTGAGTCGGTTTTTGAGAATTATCGTGACAACTATCAGGCATGGCTACCCATGTACCCCAACAGTGCTGTTTCCAACGATACGGTGATCAAGATGCCGGGCGGACCTTTCGACCAGGTTGTCGAGAAGATGACAAAAGCGATCCGGGAGCACTCCATCACGGTAAAACCACGCCGCGACCCTTCCCGTCCCAATACGCAGGAATATCGCGACTGGCTCCGGCAGGAGGAGTACAATCCCTTTATCGACCGCGCATGGCTTTTGATGGGAAAGGCGCACCTGCAGAACAGGGATTATACCGAAGCGGTTTCAGTATTAGCCCATACCGTCCAACGCTTTGCTCACGATATTGATGTGGTCTCCGAAGCAGAGATCTGGATGATGAGGGCTTATGCAGAGATGGGTTGGTTTGCAGAAGCAGAGAGCCTTGCAACGGCATTGAAGCTGCGTAAGTTGCCCGTGGAGCTCGGCGAAAGATTCACCGAGTTTTATGCTTTTCTACTTCTTAAGCAGAAGAGTTACCGCGAAGCTCTTCCATTTCTCGAACAGGCGATCAGAAACGAGAAGAACCGGAAACAACGTCGCAGGCTTACTTTCCTGGTCGGACAGATATATGCTTACCTGGGGGACAGTGAGCATGCATATAACGCATTTGAGCAGCTAGCAGGCTGGGACACCCCCTATGAAGAGCTGATTAATGCCCGGATAGCACAGGCCCGGCTCGCCACAGGCGGCAGGGCCGTTGATGCGTTGCTAAAGATGGCCGAAAAGAAGAGGAACAGTGCCTTTCTCGGGCAGATTCATGCTGCGATCGGTGCGGTCCATTTGTCGCAAAACAACCTGGATAAAGCCATTGAGAGTTTCCTGATTGCAGAAAAGGAAAGCATGGGTGATGCTGCTGAAAAGGCGCAGATAGAGGTGGCACTGGGCGATATCTACTTCAGCCGAAATGCATTTGTTCAGGCGGAGTCAAGATATTCGCAGGCATTGGGGAAATTGCCTGAGCAGCATGAAAGCTATTTGCGGGTGAAGTTTCGTGCCGATTTGTTGGGCGAGCTGGTTCCCCATCTTGCTGCGGTTGCGGTGTGGGACAGTATACAGCAACAGCCCGTTACGCAGGAGATTCGGGAAATGGCAGCCGACAAGGCGGAAGCGGCATTGTTCCGGATCGGAGATATTGCAGCTGGACGGCTAGGTAATATTGATTATGCCGTTGAAGCTTATAGCCGACTTTTAAGCGAGTTTCCGGAATCGACCAGACGGAGAGAGATCTATTCCCGGCTTCTGTTGATCTTTCTAATGAGAGGAGATCAGGAAATGGCCCGGAACTTCAAGGAGAAGATCGTTTCGGAGTTCCCCGAAAGCGAGTATGCCCTGGCCATGGAGGATCCCGATTACGATTATGTTATACGCAACTATGCCAAGGTACAGGATTCCCTTTATCAGGATACTTATCTGGCATACAGGGAGGGTCGGACCGAAACGGTTCAGCGAAACTTCGAGCGTGCAAAGAGGCTCTTCTTCAACGGCCACCTGATGCCTAAATTCACGTTGCTGAGTGCCCTTTCGCGGGGACAATCGGGAGACCTTGAAGAGTCGACGGCGCTGTTGCAAGAACTTGCCCAAAAACAGCCCGAGAGCGGGGAGGGTGCATATGCACGGCAAATAGTGACAGGTCTGTCAGAGGGGAGAGCGATGGTTGCAACCGCATTGCCATTTACGGAAATTGAACAGAGACCATCTCCTGTCATGATCAACAGCCAGGCAGATTCGGTTTATTTCGACAGCAATAAGGATCTGACACACAGTTTGTTGTTGCTTTCTCCCTCAATCCCCTCCAGAAGAGACGAACTGCTATTTGCGGTTTCCGATTTTAATTTCTCCAACTTCCAGGTCAGAACTTTTCGGTCGGACTTTACCTCACTTCCCCCCTACGATGCGCTTCAGGTGAAGCCATTCCAATCGTTTGCGGAGGCTGGCAGGTATCTTGCCATGCTTGCCGCCGATACTGTTTTTAGGCAGAACATCACTGCCGGTATTGTTCCCCTGATCATCTCCGATCAGAATTTGGCCGCTCTCCAGTCAGGCAAACCTCTTGCTGCCTATCTGGATTTCTTCCGCGATCAGCTGGATGATCTTCCAGGCGACTCCCTCGGCTCCATTGAACCGATTAGCGTGGAGTGGAAGAGTGTGGAAACTGAAAAAAATGTACCTTTGAATCCTGTAACAACCGATTTGCGGGATAGCGACGAGCGGCTTTCCGCTGAACAGCTTCGGGCAGTATTGGAAGCAAAGGAGAAGGAGGCTCTCGGCCAGGTCGACAAGAGAGTCTCTAAAGGCGAAAGGGAGCGGCTGTTGAAAGAGCGTGAGCGGTTACGTAAAAAAGAGATAAAGGAGCGGGAGAAGGAGTTGAAGCTGCGGTTAAAGGCTCGTGAAGAGGCGTTGAAACAGCTGGAGCGCGAGCGCAGACAAAAACTGAAAATGGAGGAGCGTTTACGCAAGGAGAAGCAGCTGGAGCGTGAACGTATTCTGAAACAACAAAAGCGGAAATGA
- a CDS encoding non-canonical purine NTP diphosphatase, protein MKIVFATNNPHKLEEIRKITDGTIEILSLSDIGCHEEIPETGATLEANALIKAQFVKERYGYDCFADDTGLEVDALGGAPGVYSSRYAGEACNPQENMDKLLRELNGKSDRSARFRTVIALLLDGETLFFEGEVAGRIIEERRGEAGFGYDPVFVPDGYNQTFAELGNDEKNRISHRAIATRKVVEFLLSV, encoded by the coding sequence ATGAAAATAGTATTTGCTACCAACAACCCACATAAGCTGGAGGAGATCAGGAAGATCACTGACGGTACCATTGAGATACTTAGCTTGTCGGATATCGGCTGTCACGAAGAGATTCCCGAAACCGGAGCAACCCTCGAAGCGAATGCACTGATAAAGGCGCAGTTTGTGAAAGAGCGGTATGGTTACGACTGTTTTGCCGACGATACCGGCCTCGAAGTAGATGCACTTGGTGGAGCTCCAGGAGTATATTCGTCCCGGTATGCCGGTGAGGCGTGTAACCCTCAGGAGAATATGGATAAGCTCTTACGGGAGTTGAATGGCAAAAGCGACAGGAGTGCCCGCTTCAGAACGGTTATCGCCCTATTGCTTGATGGAGAAACACTCTTCTTCGAGGGAGAGGTAGCCGGCAGGATAATTGAAGAGAGGCGAGGCGAGGCCGGCTTCGGCTACGATCCGGTTTTTGTACCTGATGGCTACAACCAGACTTTTGCCGAACTGGGTAACGACGAAAAAAACAGGATCAGCCACCGTGCGATAGCTACCCGGAAAGTGGTTGAGTTTCTTTTGTCGGTTTAA
- a CDS encoding oxidoreductase produces the protein MTTSIRTGIIGYGLSGRVFHAPFIDVVDGYELTKISTRKPESVSLINRRYPSTVVVPDGQDIIDDPAIDLVIVTSPNTDHFRWAKAALLAGKHAVVEKPFTVSVAEADELIELAKEKGKVLSVYHNRRFTSDTKTVRKLLDSGLLGEVRDYESHFDRYRPEPRPFGAWREKPLPGSGIFYDLGSHLIDQALWFFGMPEAVTAEINAQRPWAKADDHFDVRLHYPAFTATLKSGMLCKIPGATYMIHGTNGSYVKYGLDVQEATLDGGAIPEGKDWGREPEAIWGRINVDYKGVKIQGKLESEHGDYREYFINLRDAIWGKAEIAVKPEEARNVMLIIELAFRSSEERRTIEVEGQ, from the coding sequence ATGACAACTTCTATTCGCACTGGCATCATCGGATACGGATTATCCGGAAGAGTATTCCACGCGCCGTTCATCGATGTGGTGGATGGCTATGAACTAACCAAAATCAGCACGCGCAAACCGGAAAGCGTAAGCTTGATCAACCGGAGGTACCCGTCCACGGTTGTTGTCCCTGACGGACAGGATATCATTGACGACCCTGCCATCGATCTGGTTATCGTCACTTCGCCCAATACCGACCATTTCCGGTGGGCTAAGGCAGCCCTTCTTGCAGGGAAGCATGCCGTGGTGGAGAAGCCCTTTACCGTGAGCGTTGCCGAGGCAGACGAACTGATAGAGCTGGCGAAAGAGAAGGGAAAGGTGCTTTCCGTTTATCACAACCGTCGATTCACCAGCGATACCAAAACGGTACGGAAACTGCTCGACAGCGGATTGCTGGGAGAGGTGCGCGATTATGAGTCGCACTTCGACCGTTACCGTCCGGAGCCTCGCCCTTTCGGGGCCTGGAGGGAGAAACCGCTTCCCGGGTCGGGCATTTTTTACGATCTGGGGTCGCACCTTATCGATCAGGCACTCTGGTTTTTTGGAATGCCCGAGGCGGTCACGGCAGAAATCAATGCTCAACGCCCCTGGGCAAAAGCGGATGATCATTTCGACGTAAGGCTCCATTATCCTGCCTTTACTGCCACACTGAAATCGGGAATGCTTTGCAAGATTCCGGGAGCCACCTACATGATACATGGCACCAACGGTTCCTATGTGAAATATGGACTGGATGTGCAGGAGGCGACCCTCGACGGTGGGGCGATTCCCGAAGGAAAGGATTGGGGGCGTGAACCGGAAGCGATATGGGGGAGAATTAATGTCGATTACAAAGGTGTCAAAATCCAGGGAAAGCTTGAAAGCGAGCATGGCGATTACCGGGAGTATTTTATTAACCTCCGCGATGCCATCTGGGGAAAAGCCGAAATAGCCGTCAAACCGGAAGAGGCCCGTAATGTCATGCTGATCATCGAACTGGCTTTTCGCAGTAGCGAGGAGAGGCGAACCATAGAGGTCGAGGGCCAATAG
- a CDS encoding heavy-metal-associated domain-containing protein → MKRLVLLFTIVALSTGVTFAQKQQKKDDKKETVEFFVTSEEMCHNCVRKVNNNLPFEKGVTGLDVSQEKNTIRITYRKDRTSPEKLKAAIEKLNMKVEEVKQPEGKK, encoded by the coding sequence ATGAAAAGATTAGTTTTACTGTTCACAATCGTAGCCCTCTCGACGGGCGTAACATTTGCTCAGAAGCAGCAAAAGAAGGACGATAAGAAAGAGACCGTTGAGTTTTTCGTAACCAGCGAAGAGATGTGCCACAACTGCGTCCGCAAGGTGAACAACAACCTTCCGTTTGAGAAGGGTGTTACGGGACTGGATGTGAGCCAGGAGAAGAATACGATCAGGATCACCTACCGCAAAGACCGCACCTCGCCCGAGAAGCTGAAGGCCGCTATCGAAAAGCTCAATATGAAGGTGGAAGAGGTTAAGCAGCCGGAAGGGAAAAAGTGA